Within the Barnesiella intestinihominis YIT 11860 genome, the region TTGTCTTCAATATGCTTTTGACTGGTTTTGATGCGCCGCGTTTGAAACGCTTGTATTTCGGGCGCAAACTGAAAGACCACAATCTGCTTCAAGCCATAACACGTGTAAACCGTCCTTATCCTGGTATGCGTTACGGTTTTGTCATTGACTTTGCCGACATCAAGCGCAACTTTAAGGAAACCAACGAAGCATATTTACAAGAATTAAACCGCTTTAATGATGTGGATGAGACTGGCGAATCCGCGGCCACCGATACCTTTACCCAAGTCATTGAGGACAAGGAAGAGATATTGAATCAGATGAAGAAAGTTCGGCAAACGCTTTTCAATTACACATACGATAATGCGGAAGAATTTTCTTCTGAAATCTCCACCGAAGAGGATAAAGCTGTATTGCTCGACCTCAAACAGGCATTGGAATCAGCCAAGAACATGGCGAACATCGTGCGTACATTCGGTGATGATGAAATGAAAGAGCAATTTGCCAAACTCGAAATCACCAAGTTGCCGCAACTACTCTCTGAGGTGCAAAGACGGATAAGTATCATCAATCAGAAAGAGGCTTTCAATACAAATGAGGAAACGAAAACTCTAATCAATGAGGCAATGATGGATATAGAGTTCACTTTCTCCAAAATAGGACAAGAGGAAATGCGCCTTATATCCGGTGGTGTGGAATTGAAAGAGAAATGGCAACGTACCATTTCTTCATTTACCCAAAACTTCGACCAAGACGATCCGGAGTTTATCTCGTTGCGTGAAGCCTTTATGGAACGCTTCAAAGAACACGGTTTTGTGATTGACACGATAGCCAAGTTCAACGAAGAAACACAGGCTTTGGATGAAATCATCGGTCGTCTGCAAGACTTACAAAAACGCAATAATGTCTTGTTGAAAAAGTACAATGGCGATGAAAAATTTGCTCGTGTACACAAGCGTATTCGTGAAGTGAATAAGCAGAGGGAAGATAAGGGACAGAAGCCTATGTTCTCTTTCCTTGACGAAGAGATTGCGGCCATTCTCAACATTATAAAAGAGGATGTGGATGCCAAAGTCTACGACCGTAATGACATTCTAAAAAAAGATGCTTATTTTAATCGTACGGTGATGGCCCTTATCAATGGATGCTTGTATCATTTCCCACAGATTAAGCCGGAGATGGACGATTACAAGTTTATCCAAACACGTATTTCACAACAGTATATTAACCAATATAACGCCACTTACGGCATTGCATAAAGATTATGTCAGATATTAAAGAAAAAACATTAAGGCTCATCGACGGACTTAAAGCTACCTGCCAATCATACGGTATGGGAAACGATGGTAACGAATATAAGATTATCACTCAGGTATTTCTCTATAAATTCCTGAATGACAAATTCGGTTATGAATTAAAAAATGCGAAAAGTGAAATAGCAAAGAAACTGACCGGGGATGTAAAATGGGAAACGGCATACGAGAATCTTTCTGATGATGAACGTATGCTTATTCAGAGTGCCATCTCTCCAGATGTTCCGATGCTTGAACCTTATCATCTGATAGCCAATCTTTGGAATCAACAGGGAAAAGGGGATTTTGATACTATATTCGATTCCACTATGACAGATATAGCGGAACAAAATGCAGATATATTTTCCACGCAGACCACAGTCAACACGAAGATTCCATTGTTCGAGGCATTGACACCGTTTGTGACCGATTCGGCACAACGTGCGCCATTCGCCCGTGCTCTGGTGGATAAACTCGTGAATTTCTCCTTTGAAGAAGCGTTTGCACAGAATTACGATTTCTTCTCCAGCATCTTTGAGTATTTGATTAAGGACTATAATACCGCTGGAGGTGGAAAATATGCGGAGTATTATACGCCTCATGCCATAGCAACGATTATGGCTCGTCTGTTAGTGGGGGATAATGCTGATTTGCATAGCATGGAATGTTATGACCCCTCGGCAGGAACAGGTACGCTTCTGATGGCACTTAGTCATCAAATAGGAGAAGAACGCTGTACCATCTTTTCGCAAGATATTTCCCAGCGAAGCAACAAAATGTTAAAACTTAATCTGCTACTTAACGGACTTGTGTCTTCGCTTGATAATGCTATTCAAGGTGACACGCTTGTAAGCCCTTATCATAAAAGCGATGACGGGCAGCAGTTGCGCCAGTTTGATTTCGTGGTGAGCAATCCTCCTTTCAAGATGGACTTCTCGGACACTCGCGAGAAGATAGCCGCCATGCCAGCCCGTTTTTGGGCTGGAGTCCCAAATGTACCCGCCAAAAAGAAAGAGTCAATGGCTATATATACCTGTTTCATTCAGCACGTTATCAATTCACTGAAAAAGACAGGCAAGGGTGCAATTGTCATTCCTACAGGTTTTATCACGGCTAAAAGTGGTATTGAGAACAAAATTCTTCATAAAATTGTAGATGACAAAGTGGTGTTCGGCTGTGTTTCCATGCCAAGCAACGTGTTTGCCAATACAGGTACGAATGTCAGTGTGCTGTTCTTTGATAAGTCTGCAACCACTGACAAAGTAATCTTGATTGATGCCAGTAAATTGGGCGAGGAATATAAAGATGCTAACGGATTGAAAAAGGTGCGTCTGAACGATGACGAGATAGAAAAGATTGTCGGCACATTCCAGCGCAAGGAGGCAGTGGAGGATTTTTCTGTGGCTGTTTCTTACGATGAGATAAAGGAAAAAGGATATTCTCTTTCTGCCGGACAATATTTCGACATCAAAATAGACTACGTAGATATAACCGAAGAGGAGTTTAATGCACGTATGGCGAATTATAAGCAAACGCTTACCGAACAATTCAAAGAAAGTCATCGTTTGGAAGAGGAAATTATGAAACAGTTGGATGCTTTGCGGTTCAACGCAAATGTAGGAAACAATGAGTAACGAAATACAGTTTTTGTTATACAATCTTCCCGATAAAGAGGGAAGAGTACAGGTGGTTATAAAAGACGAAACCATTTGGTGTACGCAAAAGGCTATGGCAGAGCTTTTCGGTATTGACAAATCGGGTATTAGCCGCCACATAGCCAATATATTTAAAGAGGAAGAATTACAGCAAGACACGACGGTTGCAAAAATTGCAACCGTCGTAAATCGAGGCATAAGAGGCGAGGTTGAAGAGTTGGTTGATTTCTATAATCTTGATATGATTATTGCTGTTGGCTATCGTGTATCTTCTCCAAAAGCTACCAAGTTCCGTCAGTGGGCTACCAAGATTCTTAATGAGTATATCAAGAAAGGCTTTGTGCTTGACGATGAACGCTTAAAACAGGGAACGGCAGTATTCGGAAAAGACTATTTCCGTGAATTGTTGGAAAGGGTACGTTCCATCCGTGCCAGTGAACGGCGTATTTGGCAACAGATTACCGACATATATGCAGAATGTAGTATCGACTATGACAAGAATTCACCTACGACACATGATTTTTATGCCATGATACAGAACCGTTTTCATTATGCCATTACAGGGCAAACGGCAGCAGAAATCATCTACACTAAGGCTGACCATACCCAAGAACACATGGGACTGATCACATGGAAGAATGCTCCCGATGGGCGTATCTTGAAATCGGATGTGTCAATAGCCAAGAACTATTTGCAGGAAAATGAAATCCGTCGGTTGGAACGTGCAGTAACAGGATATTTCGACTATATAGAAGACCTTATAGAGCGTGAAAACACGTTCAATATGGAGCAGTTTGCTGCCAGTGTCAACGAGTTCTTGACCTTCCGCAAATATCAGATATTGCCGGATAAAGGACGAATATCTGCGGCACAAGCCAAGACAAAGGCAGAAAGCGAATATGATATTTTTAATAAGACTCAACGGATAGATTCAGATTTCGATAAACAGATTAAAGGAATGTTGGGAGAATAAAAACGTGGAAAGCAATGGAACTGAAAAAATATAATGCAAATCACACTCAAGTTCTGAAAATAAATCAAATTGTGCGTACAATTTCAGAAACTCACAAATTTGATAAAGACAAACTCATTGCCATAAATACATCTGATGTAGAAAATGGTGTAATGGGTAACGGTACGCTAACTTTTGTAGATGAGCTAAAAGGTCAATTTAAGAAGACCATAGTAAAGGACGATATTTTGTTCAGTGAAATACGTCCTGCTAACAGAAGATTTGCTAAAGTTACAACAAAAAATACTAAAGACTATGTTGTATCTACCAAATTGATGGTATTGCGAAAATATAATGAAGATGTTGATTTAGAGTATTTTTATTATTGTTTGACCAATCAGCCTTTTCTTGATATACTCCAACGAAGAGCCGAAAATCGGATAGGTTCATTTCCACAAATTACATTTGATTTACTTTCGGAATACGCTTTCCCAATACCGCCAATCAGCGAACAGAAAAGAATATCAAGTGTAATATCCACGTTAGACAAAAAAATAGCTCTTAATCGTCAGATAAATCAGAATTTAGAAGCAATGGCAAAACAACTTTATGATTACTGGTTTGTGCAATTTGACTTTCCGAATGAAAACGGGAGACCGTATAAAAGTTTCGGTGGCAAAATGGTTTGGAATGAAAAGCAGAGAAAATATATACCAGAATATTGGGAAGTAAAATCTCTTAGTAATTGGCTTGAAATCAAGTCGGGATTTCCATTCAAATCGGAAACATATAAACCTATTGGGCGATACAAGATTATAACCATTAAGAATGTTCAAGATGGGGAGCTTGTAACATCTGGCTGTGATTATGTTAATGATATTCCAAGCCGCGCAAAAGATTATATATCTCTTCAAATTGGAGATAGACTGATTTCGCTAACTGGAAATTGTGGAAGGTTATGTGTTGTATGCGAGGAAAATCTATTATTAAATCAACGTGTAGGATTATTGTGTTGTGATGCAATATATTTGGAATACTTTTATAATTTCCTTAATAGTGGTACGATGCGAACAGTGATTGATAATTTAGCAAATGGTGCAGCACAAGCAAATCTCAGTCCTGTTGAGCTATGTAAAACAGACTGTTTTATTCCGCCCATAGACATACTACTGTCATATAATAGAAAAGTAAATGCTATTCGTAAGGCTATTGTGCAAAATAATCAAGAAATATCTCAGTTAGCTAAGCAGCGAGATGAACTCCTGCCTCTTCTGATGAACGGTCAAGTATCGGTAAATTCTGATTTATCTGACGATTGAGTTCAATCTTTTTGTCTAAAGCAGAAAATATTTCGCCAATTTGTTTCTGTTCATGCAATGGGATTATTGGAACAGGAAAAGAATTGAGTGCTTCTACGGATAACGCATAACGTTGTCCGCTTCCAGAAGCATTGCAAGCGAAATATTTTTTTGCGTAGTCGGTATGTAGAAGTGCGTTCAGATAGCATCCATCTAAAATATCTTTGTTTGGAGATATTAGAGCGCAATGATAACCCAATATAACATTCTCAAAATCATCTGCTATATAAGTGGAAATACCAATATCATCGCGGGTTTCACTGTCCTTTGTCAATGCAACTTGCCCTTTCTTCAGTTGGAATTTGGAAATTTCATTGGGACGAGCAGTGGCAAGCATAAAACTATCATGCTGAGCTATGGTGATAGCCCAGTTATAATAAACATCAACAAAATTACAGAGACGGATTTCTTTTTCTCCGTCTGTTATTTTTTTATCAACGCCACTGATTTCAACAGTAGCAATGTCTCCCAATTTATATTTTTTCATTTGCATCCAATTTGAATGCAAAGTTACATAATTTTAGGCAGATTCTTGTGGTTCAGTTATCCCAAATATTTCTTATGCGCCAACTTTACATTATTTTGATTCACAATGGCATAGTGCAGTGTTGTGTCAATGCGTACATGACCAAGTAGTCGCTGCACCTGTTCGATGGGCATACCTTTGTCGATAGCCATTGTTGCAAGGGTACGACGAAACTTGTGCGGATGAACTTTGGGCATAGAAAGGGATTGACCTAATTTTCGGATTCTAATTTCCACACCGCTGATAGTCAGTCGTGTGTGAGGAGAATGGAGTGAGACGAATAAAGCTGGATTGTCGTCAGTACGCTCATTGAGGTATTGTTGCAAGTGCAGCTTGGTTCGAGCATTGAAGTAAACGATACGTTCTTTATTCCCTTTTCCAAATACCACACACTGCCGTTCGTGGAAGTCTATATCTTCACGGTTTAGTTTTACCAATTCCCCAACACGGATACCTGTGGATGCAAGAATGTCTATAATAGCAAGGTCTCGTTTGTTCGTGCAACTATCTCTCAGCTGTTCCAACTGTTCGTCAGAAAGCACCTCTTTTACAAGTGAATCTGTCTTAACTTTGTGAATGCGTCTTACCGGGCTTTTGGCGATATAATCTTCATCTTCCAACCATGCGAAGAAACTGGAAAAGATGCGCCTCATATTGTCAATGGTTACTTTGCTCGATTGGTGTTCTTCTTGATAATCGGATAGATAAGTACGAATATCTGTTGTCGTAATGTGACAAATTGCCAATGAAAGCGTGACTAACAACCGTTCAATGGTATTACGGTAGTAAGTTAATGTCTTATCCGAACATCCCTCTATCTTTTTGGCTGATATAAAAGAGTTAAGAAGATGTTCATTCTCCTGCGTTTGCTGTGTGGCGCAATCGCTCTTTTCAATGATTTCTACATTATGTAGTTCTGATGTAAGCACAGCTTTAAGCCGTGCCATTTGTCGGCAATCTAAGTCACGCTGCATTTCCGCAACTATCGCCTGAATGATGTTCTCTTTCATAATTCTGATAATTTTGTTCTTATATATAATATAAGAGGCTGCTAAATCAGAATTTAGAGGCGATGGCAAAGCAGCTCTACGATTACTGGTTCGTGCAGTTTGACTTTCCTAATGAAGAGGGTAAACCGTATAAGTCGAGCGGTGGCGAAATGGTGTGGAATGAGAAGCTAAAACGCAACATTCCTGTTGGCTGGCATTGTGGGAACCTCTTTGAAATTGCTGTTTTTACAAATGGTTTGGCTTGTCAGAAATTCAGACCAAAGGATGATGAAGTGCCATTACCTGTCATCAAGATACGAGAAATGCACGATGGTATTTCTGTTGACACTGAAGAGGTAACGTCAAATATACCAGAATCAGTAAAGGTGTATAATGGTGACGTGCTATTTTCATGGTCGGCATCACTGGAAGTTATGCTCTGGGCTTATGGGCTTGGAGGACTTAATCAGCACATCTTTAAGGTTACATCTGCAAATGATTTCCCGAAATCATTCTACTATTTTCAACTTTTGGATTATGTCGATGTATTCAAGAAAATGGCAGAAGCAAGGAAAACAACGATGGGACATATTACGCAAGACCATTTACAACAAAGCACAATCGCCATACCCGATAATAAAGATATTGCAGATAAATTTGAGGAACTTATATCACCAATCTTTAAGCAGATAGTGAAGTTGCAAGAGGAAATATCAAATTTTATCAAGCAGCGTGACGAACTTTTACCACTTTTAATGAATGGACAAATAACAATAGAATAAAAATGCCTCGCATACTCTACAAATATTTAGATATAGTTGGCGCAAAGTGCATGATTGGTAACCAGAATCTCCAATTCACTAATGCGTCTCAACTGAACGATCCTTTCGATTGTCATCCAAAACTAATTGACTACTCAAATGTACCTAATACTAAACTTCAAGGATGGATACCTAAGGAATGGTGGATAGAGA harbors:
- a CDS encoding class I SAM-dependent DNA methyltransferase, with amino-acid sequence MSDIKEKTLRLIDGLKATCQSYGMGNDGNEYKIITQVFLYKFLNDKFGYELKNAKSEIAKKLTGDVKWETAYENLSDDERMLIQSAISPDVPMLEPYHLIANLWNQQGKGDFDTIFDSTMTDIAEQNADIFSTQTTVNTKIPLFEALTPFVTDSAQRAPFARALVDKLVNFSFEEAFAQNYDFFSSIFEYLIKDYNTAGGGKYAEYYTPHAIATIMARLLVGDNADLHSMECYDPSAGTGTLLMALSHQIGEERCTIFSQDISQRSNKMLKLNLLLNGLVSSLDNAIQGDTLVSPYHKSDDGQQLRQFDFVVSNPPFKMDFSDTREKIAAMPARFWAGVPNVPAKKKESMAIYTCFIQHVINSLKKTGKGAIVIPTGFITAKSGIENKILHKIVDDKVVFGCVSMPSNVFANTGTNVSVLFFDKSATTDKVILIDASKLGEEYKDANGLKKVRLNDDEIEKIVGTFQRKEAVEDFSVAVSYDEIKEKGYSLSAGQYFDIKIDYVDITEEEFNARMANYKQTLTEQFKESHRLEEEIMKQLDALRFNANVGNNE
- a CDS encoding virulence RhuM family protein, producing MSNEIQFLLYNLPDKEGRVQVVIKDETIWCTQKAMAELFGIDKSGISRHIANIFKEEELQQDTTVAKIATVVNRGIRGEVEELVDFYNLDMIIAVGYRVSSPKATKFRQWATKILNEYIKKGFVLDDERLKQGTAVFGKDYFRELLERVRSIRASERRIWQQITDIYAECSIDYDKNSPTTHDFYAMIQNRFHYAITGQTAAEIIYTKADHTQEHMGLITWKNAPDGRILKSDVSIAKNYLQENEIRRLERAVTGYFDYIEDLIERENTFNMEQFAASVNEFLTFRKYQILPDKGRISAAQAKTKAESEYDIFNKTQRIDSDFDKQIKGMLGE
- a CDS encoding restriction endonuclease subunit S, whose protein sequence is MELKKYNANHTQVLKINQIVRTISETHKFDKDKLIAINTSDVENGVMGNGTLTFVDELKGQFKKTIVKDDILFSEIRPANRRFAKVTTKNTKDYVVSTKLMVLRKYNEDVDLEYFYYCLTNQPFLDILQRRAENRIGSFPQITFDLLSEYAFPIPPISEQKRISSVISTLDKKIALNRQINQNLEAMAKQLYDYWFVQFDFPNENGRPYKSFGGKMVWNEKQRKYIPEYWEVKSLSNWLEIKSGFPFKSETYKPIGRYKIITIKNVQDGELVTSGCDYVNDIPSRAKDYISLQIGDRLISLTGNCGRLCVVCEENLLLNQRVGLLCCDAIYLEYFYNFLNSGTMRTVIDNLANGAAQANLSPVELCKTDCFIPPIDILLSYNRKVNAIRKAIVQNNQEISQLAKQRDELLPLLMNGQVSVNSDLSDD
- a CDS encoding restriction endonuclease subunit S, with the protein product MQMKKYKLGDIATVEISGVDKKITDGEKEIRLCNFVDVYYNWAITIAQHDSFMLATARPNEISKFQLKKGQVALTKDSETRDDIGISTYIADDFENVILGYHCALISPNKDILDGCYLNALLHTDYAKKYFACNASGSGQRYALSVEALNSFPVPIIPLHEQKQIGEIFSALDKKIELNRQINQNLPILDRSSEEAGVHLAA
- the xerA gene encoding site-specific tyrosine recombinase/integron integrase — protein: MKENIIQAIVAEMQRDLDCRQMARLKAVLTSELHNVEIIEKSDCATQQTQENEHLLNSFISAKKIEGCSDKTLTYYRNTIERLLVTLSLAICHITTTDIRTYLSDYQEEHQSSKVTIDNMRRIFSSFFAWLEDEDYIAKSPVRRIHKVKTDSLVKEVLSDEQLEQLRDSCTNKRDLAIIDILASTGIRVGELVKLNREDIDFHERQCVVFGKGNKERIVYFNARTKLHLQQYLNERTDDNPALFVSLHSPHTRLTISGVEIRIRKLGQSLSMPKVHPHKFRRTLATMAIDKGMPIEQVQRLLGHVRIDTTLHYAIVNQNNVKLAHKKYLG
- a CDS encoding restriction endonuclease subunit S, yielding MAKQLYDYWFVQFDFPNEEGKPYKSSGGEMVWNEKLKRNIPVGWHCGNLFEIAVFTNGLACQKFRPKDDEVPLPVIKIREMHDGISVDTEEVTSNIPESVKVYNGDVLFSWSASLEVMLWAYGLGGLNQHIFKVTSANDFPKSFYYFQLLDYVDVFKKMAEARKTTMGHITQDHLQQSTIAIPDNKDIADKFEELISPIFKQIVKLQEEISNFIKQRDELLPLLMNGQITIE